The Miscanthus floridulus cultivar M001 chromosome 6, ASM1932011v1, whole genome shotgun sequence genomic interval TGGTGATGTCTGGGGCTATCCGCGTTCATGATGACATGCTTCTGGCAGCATGTAAGTGCTCCTAGggcttagttatagataaaagcATCACATCTTATTACCGTAATTGCATTCATTTCTATATGGTTCTCTCTTTTTGAACTCAACCCAACCAaagaatatgcaatataaagtaggCCTCAGTTTAAATTTGAACTTGAATTACCTATATAATTCGCATGTGAAATAATAGGTAACCAATGAACAATTTTGCTGGTTGATGCACACTTTAGGCCTTCTTTGAAGTAGATGCTGAACTGGCTAATACTTTGATCATACATCTTGGAACAGCGGAGGCTCTGGCTCAGCAGGTCACAGAAGAAAATTTTGAAAAGGGGCTCATTTATCCTCCCTTCTCAAACATCCGGAAGATCTCTGCTCACATTGCAGCCATCGTTGCAGCAAAGGCATATGAACTTGGTTAGCATCATACCCGCCTATCTCATAACAAAAATGAGTAAAATGACTGTGCTCTTATCAACAAAGATTGGCTCATCACCAACTCTTCTCACGTGTAGGTTTGGCAAGTAGGCGCCCTCGGCCAAAGGACCTGGTGAAATTTGCAGAGAGCTGCATGTACAGCCCCATTTATCGCAACTACCGTTGAATGTGAATCAACTCCAGTTATGTACAATCAGTAGCCTTGCATCAACTGCAAGATTTCCTAAGAATACAACTCGGTTCAGCCTTCCATGCTTTGATACGCCTGCCTCTAAGCTCTCTAGCATAGCTGTTTCACGTCCTGTTCTGCCCCTATGTATTCCGCAGCGTTTGTCTTTTTCGATGTGATGTAAAATACCTCCGGTTAGGCTTTTGGATCCTAGTCAGTCATGGTGCTGCTACCGTCCTTCCGGAGTAGGATAAATTTGGAATAAAGTTTGAATCGATGATTCCTCCGTCGATATTGCGTCTACGTTCACCTCGACGTTTTTGCTTGACATTTGCTATTGTTTTCAGCAAGTGCTTGGTTGTATGCGTGTTTGTTGGTAACACCAGGAAAGATTcgtcctctttttttttcttagaCGAGGACAGATTCttctcagcctgttcgcttattCGTATCTGGTTTATAAGTCATTTCTTATTAgttaatgaataatatttttctcatacactaaattagtcaacagtattttcagccatggcttataagccaaaccggCCCAAAGCCTCTGTCGGCAGAGTATCCTGTCGCAACAGAACCCACTGGGAGAAATTGTGCTGCAGTCAGGGCGCACTTGCTTGAAATGGGCAAATGGCTCTAGTTACTGAATGTTTCCAAAAGCACAGACCCAATGTGATAGGTGGTGCCGAGGTTCTCTTTTTTTGGGTGCTAAATTACATCCATCCGAGTCAGCCAGTCCAATGTGATTGAACATGTATATTCTTGTGGCAAGATGTTGTCGGTGTTCTTTTGATTGAACAGGCAATAGCTACACACACGCCTAGAGTGGCCGGGCCAAGTGAAACTGTCACACTTTCGGCTGACCCTGCAAATATTGTACCGCTGCCAGCCAAGGTGAAATAAAGGTGGGTACATATTAGTACGGTGATATCTGCGACGATTCCTAAACAGATAACCATTTGTCGTGTTGTGCCCAAGCCACCCAGACTATACTGCGTATGACCCATTAACCATATGTAAATCCCATTTGCTCGCTTTATTAGAACTAAAAAAAGTTGGCCAAATGTTGAGGCCTGTAGGGGTTTGCACCGCTACAGCAAGATTAATTAATTAAAACCAAAAGTTTGGGAGTACAACTAAACAGAGCAGGGGAAAGTGAGAGGAACATAGCACAGGCAAACACACCGGCCTAAGACTGTCTGTCTCCAACAAGAAGACCTAAACACGACATCCATTTCTCAGTTTTAGGTTATGCACAGGAAAAGGTCTCGCACCCGTAACTCAGACCTCTCCAACATCTCCAACAGCTACGCAAAAGCAGAACCCATCCCGAAGCGGACGATGACCGCACGGCCGAGGACGTCGCCGAGCTGCCTACCTCGCCCGCCGCGGCCTCGACGTTCACCCGCGCCACGGGCGCCTCCACCTGTTCCTTCCGTCCgcaagagatagagagagagagaaagcgaGGGGGAGAGAACGaagcagagggagagagagagaagcaagGCGGTGTGCAGACCGGGGAGCACCGGCGACGGCTGCAGCCGTCTCCCACGAGAGAGAGGCAGCAAGGGGAGAGGGGGAAGGGAGAGCGCTCGGCGGCGCTATTGCCTCAACGCGGATTGAAGGGAGGGAGAAGCAGGGGAgtagggagaagaagaggaaggtggtgGCGGACCGCACGACGATGTAGAGCCCGATGGCGACCAGGGCGGCAAACCACGCCGCCGGCCCCCGATCCTCATCCCTCCGCGCCTCAGCTTCGGATCCGGAGGGCGCGGCTGCGACGGCAGCCCCCGGCTTCGGCGGCAACGAAGGTGGAGCCCGCAGAGCCTCGTCAGCGCCGGGCGGGCAGGAAGGGGCTGGGCGCCGTGGGGCCTCAGATCCGGCCGAGCCCGGGTGCAGGGTGGCCGCGGCGGCATCGGCCAGGCCCGACAGCGGAGTGGCGCCGGCGGCGCTCGACGTGGTGCTCTGCGGTCAACGGACGGAGGAAAGCGATACGGAgggaagagaaagagagagggcggGCAGAGCGAGAGGGAAGAGGGAGCAGAGGCGAGTGAGCAGGGTGGCAATCCGACGGCTTCAAGCTCTGGCAGCGGTCCGGATTCTCCATCGCGTGCCGCCGCGGCCACCATCGGAGATTTGAGTAGCGAGGAGAGAGGCGACGCTTTTTTGCGTTTCGCTTGGGCTTGTAGGCAAAATGCGTCACGTGGATGGGTCATCCATTGGAGCCACGATTTGATAGGCAAAAGCAGTGTAAGACTTATTTTTGAGTTTGGGTACTCCGTTGGAGTCGGGTCTAAGAGACGAGAAAGGTTACAAGAAAAAGCAGTGAAAGCACTGCAAGAGATGCTCCGATAACCCACTCAACAGAAATACTTCTTGGTTCATATTCATAAACACCTTTAAAACTCCATTATCGGTTCCTTATCATGTTCTTTAATTCTTCTTTACCCATCAATGATAAGGGGTGAGTGCTTGATGTGACAACAATTTCATATCTAGTCAGCACTTCTAAAAGGCCAGCCTTTTTAAACAGTGGTGTCACGATATCCCATAAATGCTTTCCTGTGACTGGAGTGTACGGCGTGATTTATTTTCAGATGTCGAGTCATCTGTCGTTATTGTATCCTGTATAACGACATCGTACAATCATCAGAACATAACTTTAAAGGAGGCGACTATAATTTTAGACGATATAATTGTGTAGCGAAACAACTATCCGTATACCATGTTGTAGAACAGCAACGCGTTGGCATGCATCCTACTCCAACGACtaccagcctgttcggttggctggttcgtattattgctggttcgtgaagaagtactactggttagtctgtgtgagagaaaaatattgttccggctaaaaatttatgatcgtttacgataagccacggcCAAACGAAGAGGCCGGACATTCCATGATCAGGTGCATGTGTCCGTGTGTATCCAGCATTATGCCAATATTTTACTCACATGTCAATGGTGCGATGAGTAGGTGTATATATGCATGCAAACGAACTATTTTCACTGCCATGCGGGGGCCACACTGTGGTTGCCTGAAGGTTGGGCCCGCATGGCAGTGACGTGTCCTCCTTGCGCTCGTGAGGGCCACAAGCATTTTTGGGGCTGTGTTGTGGCAAGTGAGAGGAGGGCGGTGCTCCGCTGCTCGCACCCTGCAGCAGAAGTGCAGATATCCCGAGGTCTTTTTGGCGTAGCTGCCTGAGACTGCGGGCTGTGTCCACTTGGCGCAACGACTGACGCTGTCACGCTGATGAGTGATCGCCACGGCCAAAAACTGCCCCCGTCTCGCGCCTCAAAACCTGAGCTCTCGGTTCTTTTCCCCACGTCGGCTCACGGTTATTTTGCCGTGGTCGCTGCTTCCTTCGCCGGGCTCTGCCGGCTTCGCTGCGCCGCAGCAGCGCGTCGTGTGCTGCTCGTATCGAGGAGGTGGGCAAGGCCAAGGATGCCGGACGCAGAGAGGCAGTCGCCGTGGGCGAGCGGTGAGAGGCGGCCGCACTTCTTCAAGGTGCTCATGGGCGACTTCAAGAAGCGCCTGGTGAGTGACTGATGGCTCAGTTTACATTGTGTTAAAATGCTTCCTCGCATGCATGTGATGCATGTGTGCGAATCTATACAAGTAGTAGCCACAGACTTGGTGAATTCCCAAACTCGCCACGCCCAGCTTACTACGGCAAACACAGTGCGGCGAGAAAAAAACGAAGCTACACTTTTGGCAAGGTTTGGCAAGTCAATGAGTCTATGACATGTGTGACACATGGTACTAAGAAAGTGTGGTGTGTCATAGTTACCGTAATAAACCAAACACACACCTAAGAATTTGTGGCACGCCTGGCTTGTGGCATGGCAGGCTATGATCATGAACCAAACAGACCCATGTTTTGATTATATTAATGATTGGCATGATACAAGAGACCATTTTTGTTGTAGACATATGAACCAAGCCACTGAAAAATGCCACTCATGCAATGCAAGACATTCGTGCACTTTGTGAAATGAGTTTTTGCATAGCTTGCATGTTTCGCATGCCAAGAAAATGATGTTGTCGCTGTTCGTTGACCTATACAAATGCACGGTTAATCATGTTCAAATGCTGTGTTTATAAATGAATAATGCATATGGTAATAGTGCTACTACTGTATGTACTCAATAATTAATTGTTACATGCATCATGCAGAAGATCCCACCAGACTTCTGCAAGCACATCCCTTGGGAGGCGTCAAGGAAGGCCAAGACGACCCTGAAGGAGGCGTCCATGGCGGCCACCCTGGAGGGCCCCAGCGGGCGGACGTGGCTGGTGGTCATCCGCCGGTCCGCCGAGGGCACCTTCTTCACCTCGGGCTGGCCCAAGTTCGTGCAGGACCAGGAGCTGAGGGAGCTCGAGTTCCTCGTGTTCCGGTACGACGGCGACACGCACTTCACCGCCATGGTGTTCGACACCACGGCCTGCGAGCGGGAGGACCTGCTGCTCGGCGCCGACCCGCGCCGCCGTGGCCGGCAGCGGCAGAGCAACAAGCGGCGCCGCGCGAGGGCCGGGCCCTCGCGTGATGCCAATGCCAAGCGGGCCAACAAGGATTCCGTCGGGAAGGAGCTGGCGCCGTACCGTGCGCCACGTGAGCAGCAGGTTTCATGCTCCAATTGGACGCCAGAATCGGGTAAGCCCGAATCAGGGGTCATGTTTATGGCTTGAACAACCCAATTTATTATTTTAATATTTTACCAATAAAAGAAGACTCCACTTAATTTTCAAGGCCTAGAAATTACTAAATCAGTATTTGGCCACAAAATAAACCTCATAATTAATTTTAAGGCCTATAAATCACCCACTCTGTTCCAAGTTATAGGTCATTTTTAACTTTTGAGATGTACAAATTTTACTGCACACTAAAATATATGATGTATCTATATACATAATAAAAATTATATATCTAAAAAGCCAAAATatctataatttagaacagaggtaGTACTACATTAATCGGAGAAAATAAAATTAAAGTACCTCTCTACATGTTGATAAATTGTATCATGCAAAAAATAACCCAAAATACCTATATTTATTTCTATATTAATAGCTTCTTTATGTTTGGCTAAGTAATTGAATCTCGATCTTGGAATTAAAAGAGATTCAAAGTAGCAATTCAAATTATCTTTTGATCTCAAATATAATACAAATCTAAACATAGTTTAATGTAAGAGTTTTTAGAAACAAACATAAAAAAGCTCGCAAGATATCGCAAGATAAGACCTGTTGGGAATTAAAAATATTGTAATATGTAAAGCTAACAAGAAACTTTGAACTTTGATATCCTGCAATGAAAAAGGGATGCCGAGGGGCCATCAATACACAAAGAGGAATGCATAAGTGAATTGTACAAGATAATATGAATTGTTATACCAAACTTAGCCACATAGATATAGCTTGAGGTCATTGCTTTAACCAACCAGTAAAGAGAGATATAGCGCGCAGATCAGTTATGGTGGGACAATACTTATGGTGACAATAAACAGTGATGTAGCCATAGACTTTGAAGTAGAAAAATGAGACTAAAAGTAAATGAGAGTTCACGCTAAGTTGTATACAAAAAATTTAAGGACATACTAGCCGCACAATTACATGGGTCATCTTGCTAGCAGTTTTAATATTGTGGCCAAAGGCCCAACAGGAAAAATAAGCCCAACCAAAGGCCGAGGTGATCCTTTCCCGTTCAAGCACACCGAAGCCATGGCTTGCAAGCCACTTAACAGTGCCTAATTTGAATGAGAAAGGATCACATCGTTGCCCAAGCTACTTAAAATGTCATCCCATGTCTCAATTGAGTACCCAATCCACTCTCAGAAAAAAGTCCTTTTTTTTTGCCTCTTTTAAATATCATTATAATCCAGATTTCCTCAAACTCTAAAAACTGACGAAACTTCCTCCCTCAACTCCCAGAACCATGGTTTTGTCATTGTATAGTTGAAAACTTTTGGTAAACACATGAATAATCCTATGAAAAATATCTATAAGCCCATAAAATGTCATGAAATTAAAAATCCTAGATATAAATTGAGACATGGGAACCACAAATAAAATATCTAGAGATGGtgaaaatatatctagaagcttccATAAATTAGGTTTAGCTCtagaaaaaataggaaaaatattttaaaaatctaGAAAAATGAATGACATGACACATTATTCGACTCACTCAGATCGCTTTATTATACTTGCTTAAAAAAAATTCTTACAACCCAATGTGTGTGCTGCGGCAGCTGGCGCCGTCAAGACCGAGATTGAGGACGGCGACGAGGCAGCGCTGTGCGTGATGATCCCcacgccaccgccgtcgccggaCCGCGCACCGAAGCGCGGCCCGGAGCCCCAGCAGGTCGAGGACGGCGCGGAAAAGCGGCGCGCGGTGAAAACGCGGAGCATCCACGAGGACCTGCAGGCGCTCGCGGACATCCCGGACTCCGTCAGGCGCTACAAGGGGTACGTGTCCCGCCGTCGCCCCGTGACGGGCGCCGAGCGGCAGCGCGCCATGGAGCTAGCCTACGCGTTCCGGTCGTCGCTGCCCTACTGTGTCATCCGCATGAGCACAATGCACGTCTACTACTCGTTCATGATGGTGAGGACGTTACTTGCATTGTTTCCATCACTCTGCTTGATGGTGGTGACGACTGACATACTGGACGCGTTCTCTCGCTTGCAGAGGTTCCCGACGGGGTTCTCGCGGCAGCACCTGCCGCGGGAGCGCACGGACGTGGTGCTCCGGGACCCGGGCGGCAAGGCGTGGGTGGTGCTCTACATCCCCAACACGAGGGACCGGCTGTCGCGCGGCTGGTGCGCCTTCACGCGGGGCAACTGCCTCGAGGAAGGGGACTACTGCGTGTTCGAGCTCGTGGGCGCGGCCGAGTTCCGCGTCCATGTCTTCCGCGTCGTCGAGCCGGCCGTGCCGGCGGTCAGGCTCCGGAGCACGTgaagcgggggaggaggtggcagctGACGTGCGCATCGGGTCGTCATCCGAGGCTGGTCGAGCTGAGCAGCGGAAACGAAAGGGTGCTGACTGAATACCTGCAATCCAAGAGGACAATTTCGACCCAAGTTTAATGCATGTATGTACAAACAGCTGTATCGATGGTTTGCCTCGTTTTTCTGCTGCTGGTTTCGTGGCGATCGAATCTGTTTCTGTCAACCGTGCAGATGCCAATTATACAactttctttctttgattgactTCCGCCTCCTGCGTAATCTCATTGTACATAATCTTGGCGTGGAAAATGCGGATAGGTACTGGCCGGCACGTGGAACTAGTCAGCACCAGAGAAGAACTGAAAGACGACGTAGACTGTCAGTGTAGTCCTTGACCGCTTACAGTCATACTGTTTTTCCTCTCGTCTCTACCAACCCAATTCGAACGCCGTGGGGCAGCCGCAGGTGAACGTCGCTTCCGGGAAGCTAACGGGGTACTTGTTGCTATTCGAATTCTCTGCAACTAAGGTGTTTGGTTCATGCACGCCGCCCTGTCACATTGGACACTTAATTAGGAGTATTAAACACAAGCTatttacaaaactaattacatagatggagactaatttaagagacgaatctattaaatctaattagtccataatttaacaatgtggtgctcTAGTAAATatttgctaatgatggattaattaggcttaatagattcgtctcgtaaattaacccagggtgtaattaattttataattaacttaTGTCTAGTTCTTCTAATTAGCATCCGAATATTCGATGTGAAGAAACTTTAGCCCGGGACCGAGACACCCCTTGCTCCGGTATAAGCAGGCAGCCAGGCAGCATACAAAAACTTGACCAAAAATCTGTCCTGTTTCACTCAAACAGAAATGGAGTAACATCAACGAATATTCATAATCTTATCATGTTGCACAAGTTACATTGTATCAGTACTGTAGTAGAACCAAAAAAAAACTCAAATATACAGCTTCTTCGTTTCCTAGCTCTTTTTTATCGGAGCGGCTCTTTGCTATGATACTCGAACAATGCTCGTTTtgaaaatttatttgaagatatataaatattattaattttttttataaatttagtcaaaatttaaaaagtttAATAACCAATACAAAACATGAAAAAGGCATTATTTTAGGGCAGAGAaactaagttttttttttttacctccaCGCGCCGACGCGGACCCGAAAAACGTTCCGTGATCGTGCATCTGCTGCCGCAGCCAGCGGTCGGGATCTGTATCGGCTCCACACATCAACAGACTCCCGCGCTCGCCTGCCGGCTGCCTCGCGCGCTGCAGTGCTGAACGCCTCCCCCTCCGCGGTGGCTCCGCTTGCACCCACCAGGCCAGGTCACCACCGGGCGCCGGCGCGCCTACGCCGCTGTCCTTCATCCAACCCCACTGGCCACCGCTATAAAGTTCGTTATCTCGCAAAAAGATCCATCGCACAGTCCGGTTCGTCTGCCAACACCGCTACTCGCCCTATTTGGGCTATTTGCCAACAACCTCCTCCCCCTTTACCGCGGCGTGCGGCGGATGGCAAcggccgcctccgcctcccccgGCGCGTTCGGCGCCAAAACCCCAGCCCCAGCCCGTGGGCTGAGCACGCACCCGGCCCTGACCCCGAGCCCCGCATTCGCGTGGCCTTCGCCGCGCACCCCCGCCTGCGGCAGGTCCCGCGCCAGCCTCCACCTCGGTGGCGTGGGCGCGGCCAGCCGCAGCAgccgcagcgccgccgccggcaaCGGCACCGGGCTCCACGTGCCCCCCACGATCGCGCCGCTCGCCGTGCCCAAGATGGCCGGCTCCATGAAGTCCCACAAGAACGTCCTGCTCTTCTACTGCGAGGAGATGCGGGACCTCGCGCAGCAGGTGGTCGCCCGGAACGATGACATCGAGCTGCGCTCCATCTCATGGAGGTCACATCATCTTCCCCTTCCCTTCTCTTCCAGCATCGTGTTATTGCTGTTTTTTTTCCTCCTTGTTGAACGCTACCGTTAGTTATTGATTATTATGACCTCGGAATAGGAATTCGTTCGATCGGTTCACAACCGGGGCTCTAATTGCGTCTAGCGAAGGAGTCGTCGTACCGGTTTCTTGGCAAGTTTGACAAGATTAAACTCTGCACGGACAAACAAACGCAATATGACATTTGACCTTTATCCTCTAGACGATGAATGACGTTCAGGGGAAACACTGAAACAGGGAGGAAATTGGGGGCGGAAAGTTAGTATGAATATATGTCACTGTTTGGTGGGGCAGTGCTGACCAAATACTAGTAGGTTTCACAATTAGTTTGTCAGTACTCTAATCTATACTCTTTGAGTCTTTATTGGCCTTTATGCAACAAAAGATGGCTATTGAGTGCAAGCTGTACACTGTTTTAGGAGCTGTGTTGTGATTGTGATTAGGAGTTAGGACAACACGAGCCTGCTACATTCAAGCCACCGATAATATGAAACCACCATAGGCTCCAGTTGACCATTACTTACGTGATTGCTTCAGTGAATGACCTAGGTTTGAAATGAATCATTCGAATGTTCTTAGCTTAGTTATTTTATTTATAGGTGGCAGTCACATTTGTTCTGTCAGATTATTTTGTATGTCCTACCTCAGCAGCAACTTTTTGTTTCAGCAAAAGTAAACCTTCTCTCTTATTCTAACTTTGGTACTATTTTTTCAGACAATTTCCCGATGGATACCCGAATTTGTTCATCTCGAATGCCCACAACATTCGTGGGCAGCATGTTGCCTTTTTGGCTTCGTTTAGCTCGCCCAGTGTCATATTTGAGCAACTTTCTGTCATATATAATCTGCCAAAGTTGTTTATTTCTTCATTTACTCTTATACTCCCatttttcccaaccgggacttcTGAGCGCATGGAAGATGAAGGAGACGTTGCAACCGCCTTTACACTTGCCAGATTTTTGTCAAATATACCGATATCACGAGGTGGACCTTCAAGTTTAGTAATTTTCGATATCCATGCTTTGCAGGCAAGTAAAATTATTACACATAATCCATTGAACTTCTTGTCTTGGTCTGTCAAATATATTAGCATCAGTGTGTAAATAACCTTGTGCTTAATAACACATCAGGAGAGATTCTACTTTGGAGACTCAGTCCTACCATGTTTCGAGAGTGGCATCCCCTTGCTAAAAAGTAGGCTTCAGGAGCTACCTGATTCCCATAATGTGAGTACACCTGACTAAGTGAACAGCAAGTTTATTTTGTTGATGTTGTGCATTGTCTCATCTGATACAATCCTTAATATCTTTATCAGATAACCATAGCATTTCCAGATGATGGTGCATGGAAGCGCTTCTATAAGCAACTTCAACATTTTCCTATGGTATGTTTTTGTTTGAGTACTGCCTCCAACTCCAAATCACGAAACAAAAAGGCTAGCCCCTTTCTTAATGGATTGTTTTCATAAATTGCTTTTTTTGTAGGTTGTATGTAACAAAGTTAGAGAAGGGGAGCAAAGAATTGTACGGATAAAAGAGGGAGATCCTAGAGGCCGTCATGTTGTTATAGTGGATGACTTGGTTCAGTCTGGTGGTACTTTGATTGAGTGCCAGGTAAAAGAATTGTCTGTGACTTATTTTTCTATACCGTGTATAGTGACTATTGATGATCTTCAATATTTTCTGGTCTTTGGAGTGCCCACATTTATGCCTTAATTTTTTTAGAAACAATTTATAATGGCTTCTAATTATGTATATTCTCTTGAGAGTTGCAATTTAACATTCATTTTTCCTGTCCAGAAAGTACTGGCAGCTCATGGAGCAGCAAAGGTCAGTGCATACGTGACACATGGCATTTTCCCCAATAACTCATGGGAGAAATTTCAGCATGATAATGGAGGTACATATGCTTCATTACCTTAGCTTGCTATTAAATTTTCCACATTGCTATTATTTTCTTTCTGGAGTTATTGAATAGAAAACAAGCTAAGTAAGCATTTTAGTAGTTCAGTTTCTCTCAGCTGACACCTTTTTAATTTTATACTATCTACAAAGAGATGCATGATAGATTAGCTGGTAGGACTTCTGTTTTGCTGTTTGTActtttcctcttcttttttttAGGGAGTAGCATTCTATTTTTTTTCGCCCACCTAACATTTTTTGACTAAGCAACTGATTGGTTTACTTTTTGCAAAGAACAAAACAGAAACTGAAGGGAAGACTCATATTTTTTATCAAGGCAAAACTTTCCATCTTTGAAGGGCTTGCATGGAATGAAATCCTGAAGAATACAAAAAAGAAAACCTAATAATTTTCAATCATAGGTGAACAAGATGATTTCAGTTCCTCACAGAAAAAGAGTTTGACTTCCAGCTCCCCTTGTGACCCCTCAACCCTTATCAATGATTTTCCTTTCACCCTAACCTTTCGAGGATGCAGAAGCAGACAAAACAAAAGTTTCAGTGTTCTAATCCTGTTATGCGGTAGAGACTAGAGACACAAAGTTGATAATAAGCACCGCCTAGTATTCCTTTGATTTTTCCTTCAGGGTTCCCAT includes:
- the LOC136458902 gene encoding B3 domain-containing protein Os01g0723500-like, translating into MPDAERQSPWASGERRPHFFKVLMGDFKKRLKIPPDFCKHIPWEASRKAKTTLKEASMAATLEGPSGRTWLVVIRRSAEGTFFTSGWPKFVQDQELRELEFLVFRYDGDTHFTAMVFDTTACEREDLLLGADPRRRGRQRQSNKRRRARAGPSRDANAKRANKDSVGKELAPYRAPREQQVSCSNWTPESAGAVKTEIEDGDEAALCVMIPTPPPSPDRAPKRGPEPQQVEDGAEKRRAVKTRSIHEDLQALADIPDSVRRYKGYVSRRRPVTGAERQRAMELAYAFRSSLPYCVIRMSTMHVYYSFMMRFPTGFSRQHLPRERTDVVLRDPGGKAWVVLYIPNTRDRLSRGWCAFTRGNCLEEGDYCVFELVGAAEFRVHVFRVVEPAVPAVRLRST
- the LOC136458901 gene encoding ribose-phosphate pyrophosphokinase 3, chloroplastic-like; translation: MATAASASPGAFGAKTPAPARGLSTHPALTPSPAFAWPSPRTPACGRSRASLHLGGVGAASRSSRSAAAGNGTGLHVPPTIAPLAVPKMAGSMKSHKNVLLFYCEEMRDLAQQVVARNDDIELRSISWRQFPDGYPNLFISNAHNIRGQHVAFLASFSSPSVIFEQLSVIYNLPKLFISSFTLILPFFPTGTSERMEDEGDVATAFTLARFLSNIPISRGGPSSLVIFDIHALQERFYFGDSVLPCFESGIPLLKSRLQELPDSHNITIAFPDDGAWKRFYKQLQHFPMVVCNKVREGEQRIVRIKEGDPRGRHVVIVDDLVQSGGTLIECQKVLAAHGAAKVSAYVTHGIFPNNSWEKFQHDNGEGPEHGLSHFWLTDSCPLTVNAVKGRRPFEILSLAGPIASALQI